In Zingiber officinale cultivar Zhangliang chromosome 3B, Zo_v1.1, whole genome shotgun sequence, a single window of DNA contains:
- the LOC122055442 gene encoding phosphatidylinositol 4-kinase gamma 6-like isoform X2, giving the protein MAVAVLHSSSGDFCGNRVCDAKPVGKRRVFVQTETGCVHVLQLDRRDNVHTVKRKLQIVLNVPTEESSLTFGDLELKNDLSAVRSDSPLLLTRNSMHRSCSTPCLSPTMKDFEQRDFGGPIEILGCSSCCARTKQLIKDAAKAIKIGIDPVPIHNGLGGAYYFRNKKGDKIAIVKPTDEEPFAPNNPKGFVGRALGQPGLKRSVRVGETGFREVAAYLLDYGNFANVPPTSLVKITHSVFHVNNEMNNSNWNGVRKQRVISKIASFQQFMPHDFDASDHGTSSFPVAGIHRIGILDIRIFNTDRHAGNLLVRKIENGVGRFGGRMELIPIDHGLCLPEGLEDPYFEWIHWPQASVPFSEDELEYIANLDPVKDCDMLRMELPMIREACLRVLVLCTIFLKEAAAFGLCLSEIGKMMSREFSGMEEEPSELEVICMEVRKFVEEREVFSLNSDLEEEDTFQFLMEYNEEDQHIMYNSLQSFGCGLTGGCSRNPLSKLEESIEEDDEDSDEENKNITVAESNGFSSHQGKLPYTANLSASLKSISLNEKAQRNKVGAYNLNAALRKVINRDSVGVKSRSAEEKLPSSASFVKLSDMDEEQWGAFLEHFQQLLSNAFRNRKSLTSSQKLKQRLGTSCQF; this is encoded by the coding sequence ATGGCAGTTGCAGTGTTACATTCTTCCAGTGGTGATTTCTGTGGCAACAGAGTTTGCGATGCTAAACCAGTAGGAAAGAGACGAGTCTTTGTCCAGACCGAGACTGGCTGTGTGCATGTTCTCCAGTTAGACCGTCGAGATAACGTGCACACTGTGAAGAGAAAACTGCAAATTGTTCTCAATGTTCCCACTGAGGAGAGCTCGCTCACGTTTGGTGATCTTGAGTTAAAGAATGATCTGAGTGCTGTCCGCAGTGATTCCCCATTGCTTCTAACTCGCAATTCCATGCACAGGAGTTGCTCTACTCCATGCCTGTCCCCGACCATGAAAGATTTTGAACAAAGGGACTTTGGTGGGCCAATTGAGATTTTGGGTTGCTCAAGTTGCTGTGCTCGAACGAAACAGCTTATCAAGGATGCGGCAAAGGCTATCAAAATTGGCATTGATCCTGTTCCTATTCATAATGGACTTGGAGGTGCCTACTACTTCAGGAACAAGAAGGGTGACAAAATTGCAATTGTGAAACCAACTGACGAGGAGCCATTTGCACCTAACAACCCTAAAGGTTTTGTTGGAAGAGCCCTTGGTCAGCCAGGTCTTAAAAGGTCCGTGCGTGTTGGGGAGACCGGCTTCAGGGAGGTTGCTGCATATCTTCTGGACTATGGAAACTTTGCAAATGTTCCTCCGACTTCGCTAGTAAAGATCACCCACTCTGTGTTCCATGTAAACAATGAGATGAATAACAGTAATTGGAATGGAGTTAGGAAGCAACGGGTTATCAGCAAGATTGCTTCATTCCAGCAGTTCATGCCACATGACTTTGATGCCAGCGATCACGGAACATCGAGTTTTCCTGTTGCCGGGATACATAGAATTGGCATTCTTGACATCCGTATTTTCAACACCGATAGGCATGCTGGGAATTTATTGGTGAGAAAGATTGAGAATGGGGTTGGTAGATTCGGAGGAAGAATGGAGTTGATCCCTATAGATCATGGTCTCTGCTTGCCAGAGGGCTTGGAGGATCCTTATTTCGAGTGGATTCACTGGCCGCAGGCATCTGTGCCATTTTCGGAGGATGAGTTAGAATACATAGCTAATCTTGATCCAGTTAAAGATTGTGACATGCTTCGGATGGAACTGCCAATGATTCGGGAAGCCTGCCTCCGAGTTTTGGTTTTGTGCACAATTTTCCTGAAGGAAGCAGCAGCTTTTGGGCTTTGCCTATCGGAGATTGGCAAGATGATGAGCCGAGAATTTAGTGGAATGGAAGAAGAGCCCAGTGAGTTGGAGGTCATATGCATGGAAGTAAGGAAGTTTGTGGAAGAGAGGGAGGTATTTTCCTTGAATTCTGATCTTGAAGAGGAAGACACATTCCAGTTTCTCATGGAATACAACGAGGAAGATCAGCATATTATGTATAACTCACTGCAATCCTTTGGTTGTGGACTCACTGGAGGTTGCTCGAGAAACCCTCTGTCGAAGTTGGAGGAAAGCATAGAGGAAGATGATGAGGACAGTGACGAGGAGAATAAAAATATAACCGTGGCAGAAAGCAATGGCTTCTCAAGTCATCAGGGGAAGCTACCTTACACCGCCAACCTTTCTGCATCACTCAAGTCCATCAGCCTCAATGAAAAGGCACAAAGGAACAAGGTTGGAGCTTACAACCTAAACGCTGCTCTTAGGAAGGTGATCAATAGGGATAGTGTGGGTGTAAAGAGCAGGAGCGCCGAAGAAAAGCTTCCTTCTAGTGCCAGTTTCGTGAAGCTCTCTGACATGGATGAAGAACAATGGGGGGCTTTTCTCGAACATTTTCAGCAGTTGTTATCAAATGCATTCCGCAATCGCAAAAGCTTGACCTCTAGCCAGAAGCTGAAGCAAAGATTGGGCACTTCTTGCCAGTTTTGA
- the LOC122055442 gene encoding phosphatidylinositol 4-kinase gamma 5-like isoform X1: MTPNLDSPVQTQMAVAVLHSSSGDFCGNRVCDAKPVGKRRVFVQTETGCVHVLQLDRRDNVHTVKRKLQIVLNVPTEESSLTFGDLELKNDLSAVRSDSPLLLTRNSMHRSCSTPCLSPTMKDFEQRDFGGPIEILGCSSCCARTKQLIKDAAKAIKIGIDPVPIHNGLGGAYYFRNKKGDKIAIVKPTDEEPFAPNNPKGFVGRALGQPGLKRSVRVGETGFREVAAYLLDYGNFANVPPTSLVKITHSVFHVNNEMNNSNWNGVRKQRVISKIASFQQFMPHDFDASDHGTSSFPVAGIHRIGILDIRIFNTDRHAGNLLVRKIENGVGRFGGRMELIPIDHGLCLPEGLEDPYFEWIHWPQASVPFSEDELEYIANLDPVKDCDMLRMELPMIREACLRVLVLCTIFLKEAAAFGLCLSEIGKMMSREFSGMEEEPSELEVICMEVRKFVEEREVFSLNSDLEEEDTFQFLMEYNEEDQHIMYNSLQSFGCGLTGGCSRNPLSKLEESIEEDDEDSDEENKNITVAESNGFSSHQGKLPYTANLSASLKSISLNEKAQRNKVGAYNLNAALRKVINRDSVGVKSRSAEEKLPSSASFVKLSDMDEEQWGAFLEHFQQLLSNAFRNRKSLTSSQKLKQRLGTSCQF; this comes from the coding sequence ATGACTCCCAACTTGGACAGTCCTGTTCAGACCCAAATGGCAGTTGCAGTGTTACATTCTTCCAGTGGTGATTTCTGTGGCAACAGAGTTTGCGATGCTAAACCAGTAGGAAAGAGACGAGTCTTTGTCCAGACCGAGACTGGCTGTGTGCATGTTCTCCAGTTAGACCGTCGAGATAACGTGCACACTGTGAAGAGAAAACTGCAAATTGTTCTCAATGTTCCCACTGAGGAGAGCTCGCTCACGTTTGGTGATCTTGAGTTAAAGAATGATCTGAGTGCTGTCCGCAGTGATTCCCCATTGCTTCTAACTCGCAATTCCATGCACAGGAGTTGCTCTACTCCATGCCTGTCCCCGACCATGAAAGATTTTGAACAAAGGGACTTTGGTGGGCCAATTGAGATTTTGGGTTGCTCAAGTTGCTGTGCTCGAACGAAACAGCTTATCAAGGATGCGGCAAAGGCTATCAAAATTGGCATTGATCCTGTTCCTATTCATAATGGACTTGGAGGTGCCTACTACTTCAGGAACAAGAAGGGTGACAAAATTGCAATTGTGAAACCAACTGACGAGGAGCCATTTGCACCTAACAACCCTAAAGGTTTTGTTGGAAGAGCCCTTGGTCAGCCAGGTCTTAAAAGGTCCGTGCGTGTTGGGGAGACCGGCTTCAGGGAGGTTGCTGCATATCTTCTGGACTATGGAAACTTTGCAAATGTTCCTCCGACTTCGCTAGTAAAGATCACCCACTCTGTGTTCCATGTAAACAATGAGATGAATAACAGTAATTGGAATGGAGTTAGGAAGCAACGGGTTATCAGCAAGATTGCTTCATTCCAGCAGTTCATGCCACATGACTTTGATGCCAGCGATCACGGAACATCGAGTTTTCCTGTTGCCGGGATACATAGAATTGGCATTCTTGACATCCGTATTTTCAACACCGATAGGCATGCTGGGAATTTATTGGTGAGAAAGATTGAGAATGGGGTTGGTAGATTCGGAGGAAGAATGGAGTTGATCCCTATAGATCATGGTCTCTGCTTGCCAGAGGGCTTGGAGGATCCTTATTTCGAGTGGATTCACTGGCCGCAGGCATCTGTGCCATTTTCGGAGGATGAGTTAGAATACATAGCTAATCTTGATCCAGTTAAAGATTGTGACATGCTTCGGATGGAACTGCCAATGATTCGGGAAGCCTGCCTCCGAGTTTTGGTTTTGTGCACAATTTTCCTGAAGGAAGCAGCAGCTTTTGGGCTTTGCCTATCGGAGATTGGCAAGATGATGAGCCGAGAATTTAGTGGAATGGAAGAAGAGCCCAGTGAGTTGGAGGTCATATGCATGGAAGTAAGGAAGTTTGTGGAAGAGAGGGAGGTATTTTCCTTGAATTCTGATCTTGAAGAGGAAGACACATTCCAGTTTCTCATGGAATACAACGAGGAAGATCAGCATATTATGTATAACTCACTGCAATCCTTTGGTTGTGGACTCACTGGAGGTTGCTCGAGAAACCCTCTGTCGAAGTTGGAGGAAAGCATAGAGGAAGATGATGAGGACAGTGACGAGGAGAATAAAAATATAACCGTGGCAGAAAGCAATGGCTTCTCAAGTCATCAGGGGAAGCTACCTTACACCGCCAACCTTTCTGCATCACTCAAGTCCATCAGCCTCAATGAAAAGGCACAAAGGAACAAGGTTGGAGCTTACAACCTAAACGCTGCTCTTAGGAAGGTGATCAATAGGGATAGTGTGGGTGTAAAGAGCAGGAGCGCCGAAGAAAAGCTTCCTTCTAGTGCCAGTTTCGTGAAGCTCTCTGACATGGATGAAGAACAATGGGGGGCTTTTCTCGAACATTTTCAGCAGTTGTTATCAAATGCATTCCGCAATCGCAAAAGCTTGACCTCTAGCCAGAAGCTGAAGCAAAGATTGGGCACTTCTTGCCAGTTTTGA